The following coding sequences lie in one Xanthomonas hyacinthi genomic window:
- a CDS encoding copper resistance protein B produces the protein MNAAPLATLAQAIGLALLLAHGAARAQHVHAPGTADADIAAAAAPVSTSAPAACVCPPPDDGMQPETGQSGPGTGNRGPGKAQARRARAGAAAACTCATAAALPREPIPPLTDADRAAAFPVLRTHTMLHAPSRTGYLLFDRLEGWDADHGSGQAWEASAWYGGDIDRLWLRSEGERSGGRTEAADLEALYGHAVSPWWDLLVGVKQDVAPGDARTSAAFGVQGMAPYKFEVAATLYVGAGGKASARVQGEYEVLLSNRWILQPRLQADAAFADDRAHGVGSGLSTLEAGLRLRYEISRRFAPYLGVVHERAFGATSDYRRDAGEAARETRVVAGVRVWF, from the coding sequence ATGAACGCCGCGCCGCTCGCCACGCTGGCGCAGGCCATCGGTCTGGCGCTGTTGCTCGCGCATGGTGCCGCACGTGCGCAGCATGTGCATGCGCCTGGAACTGCCGATGCCGACATCGCAGCAGCAGCCGCACCGGTATCTACATCCGCACCTGCGGCCTGCGTGTGTCCGCCGCCCGACGACGGGATGCAGCCGGAAACTGGGCAATCGGGACCAGGGACCGGGAACCGGGGACCCGGAAAAGCACAAGCGCGCCGCGCGCGCGCTGGCGCCGCGGCTGCGTGCACCTGCGCCACCGCGGCCGCATTGCCGCGCGAGCCAATCCCGCCGCTCACCGACGCCGACCGCGCCGCCGCATTCCCGGTCCTGCGTACGCACACGATGCTGCATGCACCGTCGCGCACCGGCTACCTGCTGTTCGACCGGCTGGAGGGCTGGGATGCCGACCACGGCAGCGGCCAGGCCTGGGAAGCCAGCGCCTGGTACGGCGGCGACATCGACCGGCTGTGGCTGCGCAGCGAAGGCGAGCGCAGTGGCGGCCGCACCGAAGCGGCGGACCTGGAGGCGCTGTACGGCCATGCGGTCTCGCCGTGGTGGGACCTGCTGGTCGGCGTGAAGCAGGACGTCGCCCCGGGCGATGCGCGCACCTCGGCCGCGTTCGGCGTGCAGGGCATGGCGCCGTACAAGTTCGAGGTCGCGGCCACGCTGTACGTCGGCGCAGGCGGCAAGGCCAGCGCACGCGTGCAGGGCGAATACGAGGTGCTGCTGAGCAACCGCTGGATCCTGCAGCCGCGGCTGCAAGCGGATGCGGCGTTCGCCGACGACCGTGCGCACGGCGTCGGCAGCGGCCTGTCCACGCTCGAGGCCGGCCTGCGCCTGCGCTACGAGATCAGCCGCCGCTTCGCGCCGTATCTGGGCGTGGTCCACGAGCGCGCGTTTGGTGCGACCTCGGACTATCGGCGCGACGCGGGAGAAGCCGCGCGCGAGACGCGTGTCGTCGCCGGCGTACGCGTCTGGTTTTGA
- a CDS encoding DNA cytosine methyltransferase: MTRPNKIKEQKLYAVDLFSGCGGLSLGLKEAGFTVAAAVEVERKAQETYRLNHPEVRLYPEDIRKLDPAQILANSGLAVGDLDLLAGCPPCQGFSRLRTKNKMASVNDDRNDLVEDFLRFIEIMEPKTVMLENVPALAKDARFFGMRCKLHTLGYETVVHVLDAADYSVPQRRKRLIMLASRVHFPAVAEKAKKRLTVRQALKGIVEPGQGRDKLHGLGESRSQKVRDLIALIPKDGGSRSDLPVQYQLDCHKRSDGFSDVYGRLAWDDVSPTITSGCHNPSKGRFLHPGQNRTITLREAAVLQGFPRSYKFDVAHGKESIALMIGNALPPPFITAHANALRTGLLGARP, translated from the coding sequence ATGACTCGCCCTAATAAAATCAAAGAACAGAAGCTGTACGCCGTTGATCTTTTCAGCGGATGCGGTGGACTGAGCCTTGGACTCAAAGAGGCGGGATTCACGGTCGCTGCTGCCGTCGAGGTCGAGCGCAAGGCGCAGGAAACCTATCGCCTCAACCACCCAGAAGTTCGGCTCTACCCTGAGGACATTCGCAAATTAGATCCTGCGCAAATCCTTGCGAACTCGGGCTTAGCCGTTGGAGACTTGGATTTGCTGGCGGGTTGCCCCCCTTGTCAAGGCTTCTCTCGGCTTCGTACAAAAAACAAGATGGCGTCGGTGAATGATGACCGCAACGACCTTGTTGAGGACTTCCTTCGCTTCATTGAAATCATGGAGCCGAAGACTGTGATGCTGGAAAACGTTCCAGCGCTAGCGAAGGATGCTCGATTCTTTGGCATGCGATGCAAGCTACACACGCTTGGCTACGAGACAGTTGTTCACGTTCTGGACGCTGCAGACTACTCAGTACCTCAGCGACGCAAGAGGCTCATTATGCTTGCATCCAGGGTTCATTTCCCCGCTGTCGCAGAGAAAGCGAAGAAGCGCCTCACGGTTAGGCAGGCCCTCAAGGGCATAGTTGAACCGGGTCAGGGACGCGACAAACTTCATGGCCTGGGAGAGAGTCGATCGCAGAAGGTACGGGATCTCATCGCGCTGATACCCAAAGATGGCGGTAGCCGCAGCGACCTGCCGGTCCAATACCAATTGGATTGCCACAAGCGAAGTGACGGCTTCAGTGATGTCTACGGGCGCCTGGCTTGGGATGATGTTTCTCCTACTATTACTAGCGGTTGCCATAATCCTTCAAAAGGTCGGTTCCTGCACCCGGGGCAGAATAGAACCATCACTCTGCGAGAGGCCGCAGTTCTGCAAGGTTTCCCGCGGTCGTACAAGTTCGATGTCGCGCATGGCAAGGAGTCAATTGCGCTGATGATTGGGAATGCCCTGCCGCCGCCGTTCATCACGGCTCACGCCAATGCCCTCCGAACAGGGCTCCTAGGCGCCCGACCCTAG